Within Vicia villosa cultivar HV-30 ecotype Madison, WI linkage group LG1, Vvil1.0, whole genome shotgun sequence, the genomic segment CGAAAAATAATTTGGAAATTATTCAGAAAAGATCATTGTTCGTCAAACTCATGCATGTGGTCTAAAAGGTAGTTGGCCGCCAATTCCTCATTTTTGTTACAAGCGAAGTACACCTCCAATACAATAGCACGGTCGAAACCCATTGCTTCAAGCTGCAACAGAAAAAACATATCACCATTTGCAGAAACTATAAAATACAGAGGAAAGGCTAATTAACCCTGTGTACTTATAGCTTTATAGGTGTTGACAAGAAAATGACATATATCGACTAATGCATCTTATAGTGAAGAAGCCAAACTTACACGTTCAATAGCTTGGCGCTCCTCGGGTGTGACTGTTACTGCTTGTGGCATACCACCAGCCATTTGTCCCAGTAGGTTCCTAAAGCATATCGAAAGCCAAAAAGTAAGCCAATGGACATTATTGACATGTAAAAAGGATAATAAGATCACCCACTACAAGAAACAATCAAAAATGAATTTGCAAAGAGCCTTAATAGATAAATCTTACCCTTCGCCACCTTCCATGGGTTCGTTAATCAGGCGAAGAAAGTCAGCCTGATGATCTCGAATCAATCTCATAAGATGAGGATTTTGTTTGCCAAGTTCTTGTAGCATGGGCTGCAGCAATAACAAGAATTATGGGGAATCCACGAGAGAAAATAGGATATAATATGCTACTAAGGTGAAGAAGAAAACCTGCAGTATTTGTGGGTTTGCCTGCACCATAGCTCGCAGAGCTTGGAactgaaatgaaaatgaaaaatatgattaATCTAATTAGAACATACCTATAAAGTAATAAATTCAGAGTAAATGACaacagagagaaaaataatacttgCTGACTGTTGCGTAGAAAATCCAGAGAGCCAGCACCGGCGGCACCAGCACCAATATTTGGAAGACCCTGTAACATAGAGTTAAGTTTACCACCCTAAAGAAATttcattttttagtttaaaaaacaGCAATTGTTACCTGGGGAAAGAGGTCTAGAGGATTAGCATTAGGTCCACTCGATGTAACAGGAGCAGGCTGTGCTGCTTGTGGAGCTGCAGCTGCAGCTGCAGGACTCGCAGGCTGCGCAATTGCAGGCACTTGGGATACTGCTGGAGCTTCAGCTTGTTCGGGAATACCCTAAATTatgaattatatttttaataacataCAAGACTCAACCACCTTTGCAAAATATGTAAGTATCATCAAGAAATAACAGGAATCCTAAACTGGTAACTGAAATATATAGCAAGATACTAATATTAAGACACTCAACATCTAAAATCTACTTACCGAATACAAATATTCAACAGCTCTCTCGGGGTTGTTGAAGGCAGCTCGGAGAGCACGAATAACAGTATCCCTATCCCAGCTTCCTCCACCCATATCTAGGATTTGCTGAACTGTTTCCTCCAAGTTGCTACCAGCAACCAGATTGGATGCCGCCTGCCCATAGACATCAGAACCTTCCCtgcttgaaaacatttttttaagcAACAGAGTTTAATGGAAGAATCAAGATAATTGTAGAATTTCCACTTACAATATACAAAAATTACAGGAGCAATAAAGACCAAATTCCAAACATTGAAGTAAACAGAATACTCACGTAGCAGTTGCTGAAGATATAGGAGCAGGAGTAGGAGCTGGAGAAGGTGCAGCAACAGATGCAGGTCTGTCATGTTGAAATGAAGCTTCAGAGTTTAAGTAAAACACAATATGTATAGATAGTTGAAACAAATATTATCTAAACAATTCAAGAAAATGTCATGTAAAACAAGTCACTCACTGTGTGACAACTGCAGCTGGAGCTTGAGGTGATACAGACACTGTGGGGGTTGAAGTAGGAGCAGAACTCGCCTGTGGGGCCTGCAGTGTATAGATAATTGTCAGATACTATTTTCAGTTGCTGGACTATCTTTCTTACAACAACCCAGAaagtataataataaaaatgatgatAACGTGAACAATATTCATAACACGGCAAACTTAACTCACCTTTGCTGGAGGAGCATTTGAAGCAGTAGACCCTTCACCAGATTTAGTCTTATTCTGCCACATTTTAAGAACATATTTCTAGTTTAGTACTGAATAAATGAATATAATAAGTATTGAGATTGAAAAGGTAATAATGATTTCTCATTGATTTAGGTTGCAACATAAAGTTATATTATGCTGGATGAATACTAACTATGCACATCGGGGTTTCATCATCCAATCATGACTAAATAGAGAAAACCACAGACCCATAGGTCATGGGGGAAACCAGAGTTATCAATCCCGGATAACGGACCGGAGCGGACGACCCCAAAAATGGGATAGCGGGATAACCcctgtttaattaatttttttacaaattaaataaataataactataaaaataaatcaaagaaataaCTCAATAATACAACAATACCATTAAAAGATTCATAAACCAAACTATCAAAACAGAAGGTTTAGTAAAAAATTCTTAATTCAACATCAACAAGTCTTAAATGTAATCAAAGCATCGCATCTCAATATTCAATCTTAGAGTACTATTATATTAAGAATTAAGATTCAAattattattcttcttcttcaaacaaAGCAACCTTGCATTAATTTAAAGAATCAGATGCTGAAGCTGACAATAAAACAGAGGAATATATTGATTTAGATAATTTAcactggatgaagaagaaaagaagaatagaggaagaagaagaagaaaggtacGAAGATGGCGGCGATGGCTTGCCCTTCAAATGGAATCAAATATGAGAGAGGAGAAGTACAGAGGCGAACAcgagagaggagaagaagaacagagTCACaggagaggagaagaagaacagagTCACACGAGAGAAGAAGAACAGAGTCGCGAGAGAGGAAATGAAATTTAGGGCAAATGAACAAAAATTTAAGGATATTTTGGggattttgcaaaaaaaaaaaaagcaggtTGGACCAGGAAGCCACTCCGCTTCGCAATCCGTGGTTACTCAAAGAGAAGCCGCAATTGAAAAATGCCCCGCGATCTGCAATTTCATAGCAGTCAGTCCACTCTCCCGGGATAGTGCCGCTATCAACCAGGATTGATAACTCTGGGAAACTGCAAATTATGATAGATCTTAAACACTCCAAATGAAATTCCACACACCAACCaaccaaaactcaaaaacaataaaaattgtgCAAAGAAGAAGCTCGTAAAGTTCAAAAACCATGTTTGCAACAAAATAATGGAAGTTTTGGTAAGTTCAAAATTAATGCAGTTTTCCAAAACGAAAAATGCGATAAATGAAAGGTTTACCTTTGAAAGCATAATTACAAGGAAACTATTTTCAGCTACTTTATTTTCCTCCAAGGTGGAGCCATCCTTCAAAACTTTCCCTTGATGAATAAGCATTTGCTGTGCAGCAGGATAGACATATACACCCTGAACAGTTTCTATATTTTTCTTCACATCAGAAATCTGAAGAGAATATTCACAATTAATTAGTACAACTAATATAGCAAAAGAGAAACTATTGTGGCTCCAATATAGCAAAAAAACAATTGTGGTTCAGAATATACACAGCAGGGTATAAAGATATTCACAAAACCCACATAACTAACAGATCAAACACTTACAGCTTGCTGTGTATAATTCCACATTTGAGTGGGCTAAAGTATTAATGAAAAATTCAGATATTAATATGCAATCTTGAAAGATTCAGAAAATAAACAATGCCCCAATGGTATGAGAGCACAGTGTCACTGTTGACAGTTCATTAACTAATAATGACAATTTATTGATGCAGGTATTAATTAGTATTAGCATATGCACTCAATTATTGAAATGCTCGTGGATAGAATAGCACATAAGTTGTCCCGTTAAGCCACCTCAGTTGGTAGCTGTGCAGGGACATCAAACTACGTCGGACTGCAGAGGCGCGGGTTCAAACCCATGACATCCCTCttattcaccatttaagtgtGAAATTCCAGCCACTAACCTACTTGACCCAAAAAAAATAGCACATAACTTAGACCTAGTATTTATGCAGTAAGCAAGTGGGATGTCCCAGGTTCGAACCCGCGCCTCTTCAACTGATATCCCTAACGGGACAGAGATTTTGCTTATAGCATAATCAAATTCGATATTCCTATGAAGTAATAACTTAAACAATCAATGTGGAACTGATTCAAAATCATTACCAATAATCCCAAACCTAACAACAAATTTCCCACAAGGTCACAATCCATTGATGCATCATTAATTTCACAACATATTCTATACACCACATCTAAATCATCACTTATAAAACCTGAATTTCAAGTTCAACTATCAAAAAACTCAAATCGATAGCAAAAGTCAATAATTAACCAAACAGGCAAAACACTAAACCCTAATTCACAATCAAATTCAGTGATCTCGCACATCGTAAGTATCACAAATCAAACAACAAAACGCAATTCACGAAACGAAAAGAAAACGAAAATTCACAACAACAAGAAGGAGTTTGGGGAAAACCGTGTCCTGTGGCGTGACTTCGATTTCGAAGTGAGTTCCTTTCAGAGTCTTCACGAAAACCTTCATCTTCGTTACTGCTTCAAGAATCTTCGATCGCCGCAACGAAGAGGTGCGAAATTCGCGACGGCGCGGTAGGGATTCGGAGACCGAAACGACGACGgatgaaagaaagaaagaaaacgaGAGTGACCCCAAAATCTTTCTTCTCTCTATGATTTGAAACAAGATATACTCGAAATATGCTCGTTTGTGTTGGCAGTAGTTGAGTTGTGAACTTCACGCGTTAATTATTGGATTGGATTAACGCGCCGCTTCGatgttttcttttgatttttttgtgtTGATCTAGATGGTTTGATCGGGAAGTGGGCCTAACGTGTAAGGATGGGAGATGGGGTTAGTTTTGAATGTTGAAAGTGGAGAGTTAGCTAGATTTTGTGTCAAAGGTGTTCTCGACTGGATGTGAATTTTCTCCGATTACATTATGTTCTACCGATGTTTTAGGTCGAGTTTTTTAATTATGGCGGAGTTGAATTCTCTCTGATAACATTGTGTTCTTCTAAAATCTTTGTCGAATTGACAATTTGGCTATGGCGGAGTTGAATTCTCTCTGATAACATTATGTTATAGTGAAATATCTGTCGAGCTAACAATTTGGCTATGGTGGCAGTTTGAAATTCTCGTTGatgacatttttttttgaaatatctgACAAGCTGACTTTTAGGTTATAGTTGATTTGAATTCTTATCAACGACAACATGTCGTTGGATCTCAAATTCTTGAGTTTTCGTCAAAAACACTTTCAATCAATAAATATTTGTGAGTCGTGAAGTTATAAAGCAAATTGTGAGTATTCGCCTCCTCTCATTTGTATGTGTGTGTTGATTTTTCCTCATACTAGTATTGTCAGGCTAAATTGTTACTGGGTCTTATCAAAACTAAATCAAAGGTGATATATGGATGAATAATATTATAGGGGTCCATGTGACTGTTGATGTTTTAGGTCGAGTTTTTTTTGTTACGGCGGGGTTGAATTCTCTCTGATAACATTATGGTCTTTTGAAATCTCTCTCGAACTAACAATTTGGTTATGGTAGGCTGGGATTCTCTTCGATGacattatgttttattaaaatgtCTAGcgaattgacttttaggttacaAGGTTGAATTCTCTATGATAACATAATGTTATATCGAAATCTATGTCGAGCTAACAATTTGGCTATGGCAGATTGGGATTCTCTTTTATTACATTATATTTTATTGAAATATTCATCGAACTAACTTTTAAGTAACAATGTTGAATTCTCTCTGATAACAcattatgttttttaaaaatctCTGTCAAGCTAATAATTTAGCTATGGCAAGTTGGGATTCTCTTCGATGACATTATATTTTATTGAAATGCATATCGACTAACTATTAAGTTACAAAAATTGGTTTGAATTCCCATCGATGACAATATGTTATATTAAATCTCAAATTCTTGAGTTTTCATCAAAAGCATTTTTTATCAATAAATATTTGCAAGTCGTAAAGTTATAAGCAACATGTGAGTATTCATTTCCTCTCACTTTTATGTTCGTGTTGCTTTTACCTCGTACTATTATGTCAGGTTAAATTGTTGGTGGATCTTATCGAAACTCATTGAAAGAAAAGTGATATACACGTGGATAATAATACAGGGGTCCATGTGCGTTTCAACTTGACATATTATGATTATCTTGattaatattttttgaattttaaactattttgattattttgaatGTATGCCTTGTTTTGAGAGTATGTCAAATTTTCAATctaaagatattttaattaaaagcaTGGTAAGTTTTAGTCATGTAACCTGGAAATTGAAATCATTGGGTTTTATACATTCCGATTGATCAATCCAAATAAACATAATATGTAAATTACACATCtggattgatatatatatatatatatatatatatatatatatatatatatatatatatatatatatatatatatatatatatatatatatatatatatatatatatatatatatatatatatatatgagcagCGATATTCTTACTCCAACAGTAAGTGCAGAAGACTTActtcaaatcttaaccattgattttcatcaaTGGGCTTTATATAAATAAGAAAACTGAAAGGAGCTTCGAATATGTGATGGTTTAATCATCGTATAATATATATCTATTGGTTTTTGTGCGGTTTGGGTGACTATGGTTCGAAATCAGAGCTTCGAATGCGTTTCAATGGTGAAAACGCATGTTTTAAGTTTCTGCAACAGGCTCGGCGTGACAAGCTAGTCGTCACGCACATGGGAGAGCTGACAGTCATCAGCTGGGTGACGGGTAGACCGTCATGGTTCCCGGACAGGAAGTATTTGTTGATCGTGACCCAAGTGACAAGTTTATGAGGAGAGGGAGTGACGGGCTCGGTGACGGTTGTCACCTTGGTGACGAGTTGGTCGTCACAAGCGTCTGTGACCGGTTCTGAGCAGTCAGTCCAATTTTCAATGTTATTTTAGCACGAGGCTGATGTTTTGTTGCTGTCTAGGTGAATTTAACGGGTTGGATCATGGTGTTGAGATATTATAAATGAACGTATAATATTTGTTCTTTCTTATAATTATGAAGGATAAATTATAATTATACATGTGAGTTACGATGTTGTTTATATAATTCTATATAGTGATTATGATTATATGTGTTTGTGTGGTGAAGTGTAATTCGAAGTAAGGACTACTCTGAAAGTTGTATAGACTGTTATGTATGGTTAGAAGTGGAACCATCAGTGTTGTTGCATTAtaatatagggttaaataagtttttggtccctataaatatcttaattttggtttttagtccctataaaaaaaatgtcgacttttagtccctataaaattacttttgcactcacttttagtccctgtagagagactaaaagtgagtgaaaaagtaattttatagggactaaatatcgacttttttttatagggactaaaagtaatttttgataattttatagggactagaaacatatttaaccctataataTATGTCATGCATCATATGTGTCAGTGTTGAAAAGTGACAAGTTATGGGTTCAGAAGTGAGGACCAATGATGAGTTTGGGGTTCAGAAACGGGGACCCGGTTCAAAGAGGAACCATTGGTGAGTGTACATGATTAGTAACAAACCTATTATATCCAAATTGGTACCACAAGCATTGAGCCGAGTTGTGAATCACATTGAATACATAAAGGCATTGTGAATTGGTTGTTGTTGTGAAATAATTATGTATTTAATGATTATGTTATTTGATACTACCCTTGCATTCTTTTACACCATTGATATATTCGAGCGTATCCTCACCCATGTTTGTTGTTGTGTGGCTGTATATGTTGTTGTTCTAGATACTCACGTAGAGAAGCCTTAGTGTCGTGCGTGTCCGAGGATGGATGAGATGGCTATATTTGTTTTCTCTATTTATGCGTTTCATTTAGTTTATGTAAACAAtgctctgatagtgtaacactAGGACAAGAATTGTTACGTCTATCTTTGCAAGTTATTTCAGTTATACTTATCAGTTATGTTAAAGTTGAACTCCATTTGAAACCATTAGATGCGTTAATTGGCTACATATTAATTATGATGCGATATTTTATAAGTTGAATAAGATGTTTGATTTAGAAGTATGCGTGACACCCTAATAGTGATGTTTTAATTCGTGACCATTCACTTGTTTCTTTTAAATTAAGAGTCGGGTTTTAGGGTGTTATACTAGAGATATAATGAAGAATACATTCAGAACTCGATATGGTCATTATGATTATTCGGTGTTACTTTCCATGTGTTTGATGTTCTaggagtattcatggagtatataaatcaaatatttcatcccTACTTGGATCAGTTTGTTGTGGTATTCATCAACAATATTTTGGTGTATTCGAAGTCAAACGAAGAGCATGCTTGACATCCGAGAGTTGTGTAACAGACTTTAAAAGATAAGAAGTTGTATGCGAAGTTGTCCAAGTGTGATTTCTAGTTGAAGGAAGTGAGCTTGATTGGTCATGTGATCTCTAGTGGTGGTATAATAGTTATTCTATCTAAGGTGGGCGTAGTGCTACAGTGGGAGACCCCTATGTCGATTACCGAGATTAGATGTTTCATGGGTTTCGCTGGTTTTCAAAGTTAGTGTTGCCTTTGACTCTGTTGACTCAAAAGGGTCAACCTTTTGTATGGAATGTTCAGTGCGGGAAAGTTTCTAAGAGTTGAAAAAGAGGTTGACGTTAGCGCTAGTTTTGATTTTGTCATATACGAAAGAATCTGTTGTTTTGTATTGCGATGCGCCAAAAATTGGCTTAGGTGGTGTGCTTATGCAGAATGGTCAGGTTGTAATTTATGCTTAAAGGCCGCTGAAGATTCACGAGAGGACTTATCCTAcccatgatttggagttggcagctggaGTGTTTGTGCTTAAGGTGTGGAGgaattatctttatggttcaaggtttgaggTATTCAATAATCATAAGAGTCTGAGATATTTATTTGATGAGAAAGAACTGAATACGAGGTAAAGTATATGGTTCGAAATTTTTAAGGATTGCGATTTTGGGTTGAGTTACCATCTGGGTAAAGCGAATATGATGgcagatgctttgagtaggaaatcatACATATGTTGGCGCATATGGCttgagaattggatttgattgaatagTTCAGAGATCTTAGCTTGGTGGGCAAAGTGACTCCTAATAGTGGAAGTGGGGTATCCTGAAGCTGACTAATGGTGTACTCGAAGAAATCAAAGAAGGAAAGAAATTGGATTTGGGGTTGATTAAACATTTGATGctgattaatcaaggtaaagaaTAAGATTTCAGAGTGGATGAGAATGGGATTATAAAATTTTAAGACAGAGTCTGTGTGTTAGATTTCCCAAAGCCTGAGAAGAGAATTCTTGCGGAAGGTTACAAAAGCAGTTTAAGTATTCACCCagagctactaaaatgtatcaagaccaTAAGAAGATGTTTTGGTGGCtgggtatgaagaaggatattgcagAGTTTGTGTATTTCGATGGATTTTGTAACGAGTTTGCCTAAGATTTCCAAAGGAAATTATTTAGTTTTGGTTATGGTGGATAAGTTAACTGAGTCGACTCATTTTATTCTGATAAATATTAACTATCTTTTGCAGAAGCTAGCTGAAGTTTATATTGAGAAGATTGACaatttgcatggtattccttcgagtattgtttCAAATAGAGATACGAGGTTCAGGTCGAGGTTTTGGGAGAGTTTGCAGGAAGCTTTGGGAATTAAGCTGAAGTTGAGTTCTACTTATCATCCTCAGATGGACAGTCAGACTGAGAGGACTATCCAGTCTTTGGAAGATTTGCAGAGAGCTTGTGCTTTAGAGTAGAGATGTAATTATGACAATTACTTATCGTTGAACGACTTTACCTAAAACAACAGTTTCCATTTTAGAATTAGAATGGCTTCTTTTGAGGCTTTGTATCGTATAAGGTATTGGTCACTTTTGTGTTGGTATGATTCTGGTGAAAGTGCGGTGCTTGAACCTGAGATCGCTCAACAGACTAttgagaagattaagatgattcaaaagAAGATGAAAGCATCTTAGAGCAGAcataagagttatcatgataagcgaAGGAAAACTCTTGAGTTTCAATAGGGTCATCACGTGTTCTTGAGAGTCACTCTAGTGACTGAGCATTTCATGCATTGAAATCTCGAAAGCTTGTACCTAGTTTCATTGGTCATTATCAGATTATGAAGAGAGTAGGATAAGTGGCTTACATAGTTGCTTTACCGTCGTCTCTTTCGAATCTTCATAGTATGTTTGATGTGTCTCTAATTAAGAAGTGTGTCCCTGATCCATTTCATGTGACCTTTCTCCTAGGATCCAAGATAAGAGGGTTTTTGGCAAATGGATGAtgtgtgtaacaccccgataattagatttaattatttaattattatttgattttttatgtgattatgtgaCGTGTGATGTTATGTTGATGTGTATGGGGTAGTGGAACTAAGGTGTTAGTTAGAATATTAGagtaatataatttctaattagcattattaactaattaaataaaataagagatattGTGAGATAAGTTAGTAAGGGAAAATGAGAAAGTTCATAAAAAGAGTCTTAAGGCTAACTAGGTAAAAAGAGAAACAGGGAGAGAAATTCATTAGTCATAGAATTGGAGAAAacgtgtgtaatacggtgaactgactttatcgaaatgtcgcgataagcaagagtcgccaccgacttttattttatccaaattaaatagaaaggctaaaagaacaggaaaaaccttttaaatgaaAACTGAGTTCtaggggtaatttatacaaagggaaggtgtaaggcaccctttgcatccatggttttccacgggctcttaattgctttgctctttcagAAACCCAaattttagaaatgtagaagaagaagaaataaggactttagctcgtaaaatgagcgtagccttattgaagttttttaagatgaagtataataaaaagatttttaaaccagagcaaagcaattaggggcaaattacttggttagatgaaaaatgttcttttagcctttcagggctatccataccataagagggtagggaagtccttttatttggaggttgaagggtcgtcgaattatcgttcgcaaagactgtccctgccatagagggacaggtagtctaagggaaggatcagaatagccatttacttttaggcaaccggaggatacctcagcatttcgtaggcaacttcgagggacgagatcatattagcgaatcgaaggcagcatcattagggacttatgatctgaatgaactgagggcaacattgctgaggtatccttgtattcgagggacttggctattctgcattaaaacacaaggcaacaggcaacaggaaacaagaggggttaccataaaaggtgtgtgggtgcaacaatcacgtgatcagattcagaaTAATTTATCtagtaattaggtgattctaattcaattcgaggttaccactccctaggattactaaccacgcagttaatataatatacagttttaagtgccttcaaggccacacaatacaaccaagGAACAGATACATAATAAATTATGGGGAAGGGGAGAAAGCAATAAGAAAAAAACCAACAGAGCAGCAGGTCTgacacaaataataatttaagagaaagaaaataagttaggttttagggttaccgactaatcgagctttgacggttggctaaccctgaaaattggaaaaggaaaagtaaacacaaaggggtgagtgtatggccagttcattgatatttaatataaaaccataattttaaatcagaagggcaaaaagaaataattaaaataaaaggcaaaaataaatatttaaattaaaaggcaaaaaataaatatttaaattaaaagaatagaatcagggacttagctttgatctgatatggctcgtAGTTGAAGGAAATCctggtgctaaccctgaaaaaattgcACAAGGAAAACGACTTCAGTGTAgacatgatcttcgtaaaccctgattagggtacgaattaataggattaacagaataaataaaatcaatttaattaattattggtttttcaacctaattaattaaatcggtgaaaatcgggtttcgattaaata encodes:
- the LOC131642581 gene encoding ubiquitin receptor RAD23c-like, giving the protein MKVFVKTLKGTHFEIEVTPQDTISDVKKNIETVQGVYVYPAAQQMLIHQGKVLKDGSTLEENKVAENSFLVIMLSKNKTKSGEGSTASNAPPAKAPQASSAPTSTPTVSVSPQAPAAVVTQPASVAAPSPAPTPAPISSATATEGSDVYGQAASNLVAGSNLEETVQQILDMGGGSWDRDTVIRALRAAFNNPERAVEYLYSGIPEQAEAPAVSQVPAIAQPASPAAAAAAPQAAQPAPVTSSGPNANPLDLFPQGLPNIGAGAAGAGSLDFLRNSQQFQALRAMVQANPQILQPMLQELGKQNPHLMRLIRDHQADFLRLINEPMEGGEGNLLGQMAGGMPQAVTVTPEERQAIERLEAMGFDRAIVLEVYFACNKNEELAANYLLDHMHEFDEQ